The following proteins come from a genomic window of Lachnoclostridium phytofermentans ISDg:
- a CDS encoding glycoside hydrolase family 3 C-terminal domain-containing protein — MTAEKTQQEFQQRATELVKKMTLEEKVFQTLHSAPSIPRLDIKAYNYWNEALHGVARAGVATVFPQAIGLAATFDEDLIEEIADTISTEGRGKFNAQQKYGDHDIYKGLTFWSPNVNIFRDPRWGRGHETFGEDPFLSGTLGGRFVDGIQGHDETYLKAAACAKHFAVHSGPEDIRHSFNAEVSEQDLRETYLPAFKKLVKEHKVEAVMGAYNRTNGEPCCGSKTLLEDILRGEWEFVGHVTSDCWAIKDFHEHHMVTSNAVESVALAMNRGCDLNCGNLYVNLLQAVRDGLVEEETIDTALIRLFTTRMKLGLFDKEESIPFNTITYDQVDTKSSKELNIKASKKCVVLLKNEDNILPLNPKKITSVGVIGPNANNRNALVGNYEGTASEYITVLEGIKQVVPEDVRVYFSEGCHLFKNKLSNLSQENDRIAEVRAVCEHSDVVIACLGLDPGLEGEEGDQGNQFASGDKKTLALPGIQEDVLKTIYECGKPVILILLSGSALAVPWADEHIPAILQGWYPGAQGGRAIAELIFGDGNPEGKLPVTFYRTTEELPEFTDYAMKNRTYRYMKNEALYPFGYGLSYTTFEHTLLYVNTDTLGKGSNVECMVRVKNTGDYEGSVTTQAYVKYVGEDAPNCQLKGLKKVSLLPGEEKDIMIELDDRAFGLYNEEGEFILNQGEYELYLSDSQPDTRSIQLTGKNPIKIQFHAPETVLLGE, encoded by the coding sequence ATGACAGCAGAGAAGACACAACAAGAATTTCAACAACGAGCAACAGAACTTGTAAAGAAAATGACACTAGAAGAAAAAGTTTTTCAAACCTTACATTCCGCACCTTCCATACCAAGATTGGACATTAAAGCGTACAATTATTGGAACGAAGCATTGCATGGAGTAGCAAGAGCTGGCGTAGCCACCGTTTTTCCGCAGGCGATTGGTTTAGCGGCAACATTTGATGAAGATTTAATCGAAGAGATTGCAGATACTATTTCTACCGAAGGAAGAGGTAAGTTTAATGCACAACAAAAATATGGAGATCACGATATCTACAAAGGTTTGACCTTCTGGTCACCGAATGTGAATATCTTCCGTGATCCACGTTGGGGTCGTGGACATGAGACCTTCGGAGAAGACCCATTCTTAAGTGGTACCTTAGGAGGACGTTTTGTTGACGGTATCCAAGGGCATGATGAAACCTACTTAAAAGCAGCAGCTTGTGCAAAGCATTTCGCAGTTCACTCTGGACCAGAAGATATTCGCCATAGTTTCAATGCCGAAGTTTCGGAGCAGGATTTGCGTGAAACTTATCTACCAGCTTTTAAGAAACTTGTAAAAGAGCATAAGGTGGAAGCAGTAATGGGAGCTTACAATCGTACAAATGGAGAACCATGCTGTGGTAGTAAGACACTTTTAGAAGATATTTTACGTGGAGAATGGGAATTTGTTGGTCATGTGACCTCAGATTGTTGGGCAATCAAAGATTTCCATGAGCACCATATGGTTACTTCAAATGCAGTAGAGTCAGTTGCCTTGGCAATGAATCGTGGTTGCGACTTAAACTGTGGAAATCTTTATGTTAATTTACTACAAGCAGTACGGGATGGTTTAGTGGAAGAAGAGACAATTGATACTGCTCTTATACGTCTCTTTACAACAAGAATGAAACTCGGATTATTTGATAAAGAAGAATCGATTCCGTTTAACACAATTACATATGACCAAGTAGATACGAAGTCAAGCAAAGAGCTTAATATCAAAGCCTCCAAAAAGTGTGTTGTGTTATTAAAAAATGAGGATAATATATTGCCTCTTAATCCAAAGAAAATTACCTCTGTCGGAGTTATTGGGCCTAATGCGAATAATCGTAATGCGTTGGTGGGGAATTACGAAGGAACAGCGTCAGAATACATTACTGTATTAGAGGGAATCAAGCAAGTTGTCCCAGAAGATGTTAGAGTATACTTTTCGGAAGGTTGTCATTTATTTAAAAATAAACTCTCTAATTTAAGTCAGGAAAATGACCGTATTGCTGAGGTACGTGCAGTTTGTGAACATAGTGATGTCGTAATAGCATGCCTGGGTCTTGATCCAGGATTAGAAGGAGAAGAAGGCGACCAGGGAAATCAATTTGCTAGTGGAGATAAGAAGACATTAGCGCTTCCTGGAATTCAAGAAGATGTATTAAAAACTATTTATGAATGTGGAAAACCTGTTATTTTAATCCTTCTCTCCGGTAGTGCTTTGGCAGTGCCATGGGCAGATGAGCATATTCCTGCTATATTACAAGGCTGGTATCCTGGAGCACAAGGTGGTAGAGCGATTGCAGAATTGATTTTTGGAGATGGAAACCCAGAAGGAAAGCTTCCTGTAACATTCTATCGTACGACTGAGGAATTACCTGAGTTTACAGATTATGCTATGAAGAACCGTACGTATCGTTATATGAAGAATGAGGCTCTTTATCCATTTGGATATGGCTTAAGTTATACTACCTTTGAGCACACATTACTTTATGTAAATACAGATACTTTAGGAAAAGGTTCCAACGTAGAGTGTATGGTAAGAGTAAAGAATACCGGTGATTATGAAGGTTCGGTGACAACACAAGCATATGTTAAATATGTAGGAGAAGATGCTCCAAACTGTCAGCTAAAAGGCCTTAAAAAAGTGAGCTTACTCCCAGGAGAAGAAAAAGATATCATGATTGAGTTAGATGACAGAGCCTTTGGTTTATATAATGAGGAAGGTGAATTTATCTTAAATCAAGGGGAGTATGAGCTATATCTAAGTGATTCACAACCAGATACTAGAAGTATTCAGTTAACTGGTAAGAATCCAATTAAAATACAGTTCCATGCACCTGAAACAGTTTTACTTGGTGAGTAG